In Longimicrobiales bacterium, a single window of DNA contains:
- the metG gene encoding methionine--tRNA ligase — protein MNTKDTWYITTAIDYANGPPHLGHAVEKIGADVMARYHRQKGEQVHFVIGTDEHGVKVLQSAQAAGVTPQEWVDRISARFQETWDRLAISYDDFMRTTQPRHRLTSQEIIRRMRANGDVYRGRYEGYYCVGCEAFKRDEELTRDAAGTIRCPLHPTRTVEWTEEENWFFRLSAYGDRLLKLYDERPDFLRPQSRMNEVRRLVESGLEDISISRAQLAWGVPFPTESGEGDAVIYVWVEALINYVSATGFPDGDWERLWPADMHVIGKDITRFHAVYWPAMLMSAGLALPRAVWAHGFVTIGGGKLSKSEGVTVELDDAIDRYGVDAFRYYLVRDVPWNGDGEFSWERFDARYTAELADDIGNLASRTISMILRYRDGIVPAHAQTDLDTEIVRTLVRYRGVMDDHLHHQGMQAALELAAAANGFVESQAPWTLARDPARAAELDATLSALARSLAALSAMLFPVMPGRMTDLALSIGLDAPPLLDQVAGCDLQGRRVTRGAVLFPKPTTPV, from the coding sequence GTGAACACCAAGGACACCTGGTACATCACGACAGCGATCGACTACGCCAACGGCCCGCCTCACCTGGGGCATGCGGTCGAGAAGATCGGTGCCGACGTGATGGCGCGCTATCACCGGCAGAAGGGCGAGCAGGTCCACTTCGTCATCGGCACCGATGAGCACGGCGTGAAGGTGCTGCAGAGTGCGCAGGCCGCCGGCGTCACGCCGCAGGAGTGGGTCGACCGCATCAGTGCGCGCTTCCAGGAGACGTGGGACCGGCTGGCGATCTCGTACGACGATTTCATGCGCACCACGCAGCCGCGCCACCGCCTCACGTCGCAGGAGATCATCCGTCGCATGCGCGCCAACGGCGACGTGTACCGCGGCCGGTATGAGGGCTACTACTGCGTCGGTTGCGAGGCGTTCAAGCGCGACGAGGAGCTGACGCGCGACGCCGCCGGCACGATCCGCTGCCCGCTTCATCCCACGCGCACGGTCGAGTGGACGGAGGAGGAGAACTGGTTCTTCCGCCTGTCCGCGTACGGTGACCGGCTGCTCAAGCTCTACGACGAGCGGCCCGACTTCCTGCGGCCGCAGAGTCGGATGAACGAGGTGCGACGGCTGGTCGAGAGCGGCCTCGAGGACATCTCGATCTCGCGCGCGCAGCTCGCCTGGGGCGTTCCCTTCCCGACGGAATCCGGCGAGGGCGATGCGGTCATCTACGTCTGGGTCGAGGCCCTCATCAACTACGTGTCCGCCACGGGGTTCCCTGACGGAGACTGGGAGCGGCTCTGGCCGGCCGACATGCACGTCATCGGCAAGGACATTACGCGCTTCCACGCCGTGTACTGGCCGGCCATGCTCATGAGTGCAGGGCTCGCCCTGCCGCGTGCCGTCTGGGCTCACGGCTTCGTCACGATCGGCGGCGGCAAGCTCTCGAAGTCCGAGGGCGTTACAGTGGAGCTCGACGACGCGATCGACCGCTACGGCGTCGACGCGTTCCGCTACTACCTCGTGCGCGATGTGCCGTGGAACGGCGACGGCGAGTTCTCCTGGGAGCGCTTCGATGCGCGCTACACCGCCGAGCTCGCGGACGACATCGGCAACCTCGCGAGCCGCACGATCTCGATGATCCTGCGCTACCGCGACGGCATCGTGCCCGCGCATGCGCAGACCGACCTCGACACCGAGATCGTGCGCACCCTCGTGCGCTACCGCGGCGTGATGGACGACCATCTCCATCACCAGGGCATGCAGGCGGCGCTCGAGCTCGCCGCAGCAGCGAACGGCTTCGTCGAGTCGCAGGCACCCTGGACACTGGCCAGGGACCCCGCACGTGCCGCAGAGCTGGACGCGACGCTGTCGGCACTCGCTCGCTCGCTCGCAGCACTCTCCGCGATGCTCTTTCCCGTCATGCCGGGCCGCATGACGGACCTTGCACTCTCCATCGGCCTGGATGCGCCGCCTCTGCTCGACCAGGTCGCCGGCTGCGATCTCCAGGGTCGCCGCGTCACCAGGGGCGCCGTGCTCTTCCCCAAGCCGACCACGCCCGTGTGA
- a CDS encoding M23 family metallopeptidase: MAARQWTLVVVSEENRPVRQVRLTRGIVRLAIGAGLLVAALVSGLLVNALFPEAPSAEARRLAKHNAALTGELDTLSRRMAILQESIAALEQKDELYRLLAGLEPIDADTRKVGIGGPGGPRVQEAALWQHDRDAARSAFQASSQVNEMLRRARLLEFSWREAEDTLRNKHARLAATPSIYPTAGYMTSGFSSSRWHPILDRPRPHKGVDIVARPGTPIVAAAHGRVVHAGPMGEYGLTVEIDHGYGITTRYAHASRLLARVGQTVARGDTIARVGQTGLAVGPHLHYEVMVGGQPADPRMFILQSTVVPD, encoded by the coding sequence ATGGCAGCAAGACAGTGGACGCTCGTGGTGGTCTCGGAGGAGAACCGCCCGGTTCGACAGGTCCGTCTGACACGGGGCATCGTCAGACTGGCGATCGGCGCGGGACTGCTCGTGGCAGCGCTGGTGAGCGGGCTGCTGGTGAATGCACTGTTCCCCGAGGCACCCAGTGCGGAAGCACGGCGTCTCGCGAAGCACAACGCAGCGCTGACGGGCGAGCTGGACACGCTGAGCCGGCGCATGGCGATTCTGCAGGAATCGATTGCGGCACTGGAGCAGAAGGACGAGCTGTACCGACTCCTCGCGGGACTCGAGCCGATCGATGCGGACACGCGCAAGGTCGGCATCGGCGGGCCGGGCGGCCCCAGGGTGCAGGAGGCGGCGCTCTGGCAGCACGACCGCGACGCCGCCCGTTCCGCGTTCCAGGCGTCGTCGCAGGTGAACGAGATGCTCCGGCGGGCGCGACTGCTCGAGTTCAGCTGGCGCGAAGCCGAGGACACGCTGCGCAACAAGCACGCGCGCCTGGCGGCTACCCCATCGATCTACCCGACGGCCGGCTACATGACGAGCGGCTTCAGCTCGAGCCGCTGGCACCCGATCCTGGACAGGCCGAGGCCACACAAGGGCGTCGACATCGTCGCCCGTCCGGGCACGCCGATCGTTGCGGCGGCCCATGGCCGCGTCGTACACGCCGGCCCGATGGGCGAGTACGGCCTGACCGTCGAGATCGACCACGGCTACGGGATCACGACCCGCTACGCTCACGCATCGCGCCTGCTGGCCCGCGTCGGGCAGACGGTCGCCCGCGGTGACACGATCGCCCGTGTCGGCCAGACCGGCCTCGCCGTCGGTCCGCACCTCCACTACGAGGTGATGGTCGGCGGGCAGCCCGCGGACCCTCGCATGTTCATCCTGCAGTCCACGGTCGTGCCGGACTGA
- a CDS encoding 3-hydroxyacyl-CoA dehydrogenase NAD-binding domain-containing protein, whose translation MTGPTATRDQAALTLEQTGDGVAWLVFDRPDSKVNLLDEPTMQRLEQLLGELEELVRTHAVRVVLVRSGKEGSFIAGADVNAIAAITDPAEAEAKARSGQRLFRRLEQLAVPTIAAVDGICLGGGTELILACTYRLASERPETKIGLPEVQLGIIPGFGGTTRLPRLIGLRAASDLILTGRNVDARRAQRMGLIDEAVPTPALYERAEAVARAYMQGRPPERRDRRGAATKVLEGTMPGRRVLFSQARKQVMKQTRGHYPAPLAALQVMKESVGLPLDAALDVEARAVGTLVVSEVSKNLIHVFHLMEAARKAAPAGAAAREVERAAVVGAGVMGGGIAQLLATRGIGVRLKDINNPALSSGLRHARELFDGAVSRRRLTKREANQQMDLIAPTLEYSGFGQVDVVIEAVVERMDVKKQVLADVESRTRGECVLSTNTSSLSVSEMQSALARPGDFCGMHFFNPVHRMPLVEVIRGQQSSDAAIATIVALARRLGKTPIIVEDGPGFLVNRILGPYINEAGWLLADGASVVAVDQVLTRFGMPMGPLRLLDEVGFDVSRHAGATLHEAFGERLAPAPPLIALEHTKLLGRKGGKGFYEYEKDREKGRNEGIYQALGAAVPSERREISANEIRDRTVLAMVNEAARALEDGIVPGPGEVDLGMITGTGFPPFHGGLLRYADRRGISSIVQRLEELAERHGARFTPAPLLRRYADEGRGFYPAGPSA comes from the coding sequence GTGACGGGTCCGACGGCAACGCGCGACCAGGCGGCGCTGACGCTCGAACAGACGGGCGACGGCGTCGCCTGGCTCGTTTTCGACCGACCCGACAGCAAGGTCAACCTGCTGGACGAGCCGACGATGCAGCGGCTCGAGCAGCTGCTCGGTGAGCTCGAGGAGCTGGTGCGCACGCATGCAGTGCGCGTGGTGCTCGTGCGGAGCGGCAAGGAGGGCAGCTTCATTGCCGGTGCCGACGTGAACGCGATCGCGGCGATCACGGACCCGGCAGAAGCGGAGGCCAAGGCACGCTCGGGCCAGCGGCTCTTCCGGCGGCTCGAGCAGCTTGCCGTGCCGACCATCGCAGCGGTCGACGGCATCTGCCTGGGTGGTGGCACGGAGCTCATCCTCGCCTGCACCTACCGGCTTGCGAGCGAGCGGCCCGAGACGAAGATCGGGCTTCCGGAAGTGCAGCTCGGCATCATCCCGGGCTTCGGCGGCACGACTCGCCTGCCGCGCCTGATCGGCCTGCGCGCCGCCTCGGACCTGATCCTCACGGGTCGCAACGTGGATGCGCGCCGGGCGCAGCGCATGGGTCTGATCGACGAGGCAGTGCCCACACCGGCGCTCTACGAGCGCGCGGAAGCGGTGGCGCGTGCGTACATGCAGGGGCGACCGCCGGAGCGGCGTGACCGTCGCGGCGCGGCGACGAAGGTGCTCGAAGGCACGATGCCGGGACGCCGCGTGCTGTTCTCGCAGGCACGCAAGCAGGTGATGAAGCAGACGAGGGGGCACTACCCCGCCCCGCTGGCTGCGCTGCAGGTCATGAAGGAGTCTGTCGGGCTGCCGCTCGACGCGGCGCTGGACGTGGAAGCGCGGGCGGTCGGCACGCTCGTCGTGAGCGAAGTTTCCAAGAACCTGATTCACGTGTTCCACCTGATGGAAGCGGCCAGGAAGGCCGCGCCGGCGGGTGCAGCGGCGCGCGAGGTGGAGCGTGCGGCCGTGGTCGGGGCGGGAGTGATGGGCGGCGGGATCGCGCAGCTGCTGGCCACGCGCGGCATCGGCGTGCGACTCAAGGACATCAACAACCCCGCATTGTCGAGCGGGCTGCGTCACGCGCGCGAGCTGTTCGACGGGGCGGTGAGCCGCAGGCGGCTGACGAAGCGCGAGGCCAATCAGCAGATGGACCTGATCGCGCCCACATTGGAGTACTCCGGGTTCGGCCAGGTCGACGTGGTGATCGAGGCGGTCGTCGAGCGGATGGACGTGAAGAAGCAGGTGCTCGCCGACGTCGAGTCGCGGACCCGCGGGGAGTGCGTGCTGTCGACGAACACGTCATCGCTGTCGGTCAGCGAGATGCAGAGCGCGCTCGCGCGGCCCGGCGACTTCTGCGGCATGCACTTCTTCAATCCCGTGCACCGCATGCCGCTGGTGGAGGTCATCCGCGGGCAGCAGTCGTCCGACGCGGCCATCGCGACGATCGTCGCGCTCGCGCGCCGGCTGGGGAAGACGCCGATCATCGTGGAAGACGGGCCCGGTTTCCTCGTCAACCGCATCCTTGGTCCGTACATCAACGAAGCCGGCTGGCTGCTCGCGGACGGCGCATCGGTCGTAGCTGTCGACCAGGTGCTCACCCGTTTCGGCATGCCGATGGGGCCTCTCCGACTGCTCGACGAGGTGGGCTTCGACGTGTCCCGCCATGCCGGCGCCACGCTTCACGAGGCGTTCGGCGAGCGGCTGGCTCCCGCGCCACCGCTCATCGCGCTGGAGCACACGAAGCTGCTCGGCAGGAAGGGCGGCAAGGGCTTCTACGAGTACGAGAAGGACCGTGAGAAGGGGCGCAACGAGGGGATCTACCAGGCGCTCGGCGCCGCCGTCCCGTCGGAGCGGCGTGAGATCAGCGCCAACGAGATCCGTGACCGGACCGTTCTCGCGATGGTGAACGAGGCGGCGCGGGCACTGGAGGACGGCATCGTCCCCGGGCCCGGCGAAGTCGACCTCGGCATGATCACCGGCACTGGCTTTCCGCCCTTCCACGGCGGCCTGCTCCGGTATGCGGACCGCCGCGGCATTTCCTCGATCGTGCAACGCCTCGAGGAGCTGGCGGAGCGCCACGGCGCCCGCTTCACGCCGGCACCGTTGCTGCGCCGTTACGCGGACGAGGGGCGCGGCTTCTACCCTGCAGGTCCGTCGGCGTGA
- a CDS encoding DUF402 domain-containing protein — protein MSAGDVVIHYHRPPDRYERFEQHLVHRTQDCVVTLLESASVRRNIMIGGVTALEPGASVVWFTFRNAWHDVGRFHTRADEFTGVYANVLTPVDGFDGHEWRTTDLFLDVWQPPGGRARILDEDELAEARRAGVIDEATARRAEAEAAALVEAARTGAWPPAIVHEWTLERARGHVRRQEGVR, from the coding sequence GTGAGCGCCGGCGACGTCGTCATCCACTACCATCGCCCACCGGATCGCTACGAGCGGTTCGAGCAGCACCTCGTGCACCGCACGCAGGACTGCGTCGTGACGCTGCTCGAATCTGCGAGCGTCAGGCGCAACATCATGATCGGTGGCGTCACCGCGCTCGAGCCGGGCGCGAGTGTCGTGTGGTTCACGTTCCGCAATGCGTGGCACGACGTCGGGCGCTTCCACACGCGGGCCGACGAGTTCACCGGCGTGTATGCAAACGTGCTGACGCCGGTGGACGGGTTCGACGGACACGAGTGGCGCACGACGGACCTGTTCCTCGATGTCTGGCAGCCGCCGGGCGGCCGCGCGCGGATCCTCGATGAGGACGAGCTCGCAGAGGCACGCCGGGCGGGTGTCATCGACGAGGCGACAGCACGACGCGCCGAAGCGGAGGCCGCCGCACTGGTGGAAGCGGCACGAACCGGCGCATGGCCGCCGGCGATCGTTCACGAGTGGACGCTCGAGCGCGCGCGAGGGCACGTTCGCCGGCAGGAGGGTGTACGCTAG
- a CDS encoding thioredoxin domain-containing protein, producing MHATAFARFALLLGLLAVAQPVAAQGDSFFERASRSRMKGPQSAPVLIYEISDFQCPFCAEFARTVYPRIDSTFIRAGHVQWVFVHLPMPNHANAWAASEASLCAGALGDRFWQMHDRIFASQDEWNVADDPVAMFARYASELGIPADAYADCVREDRVASLILADVIFAASTRVSGTPMFIINNERTIVGLKSFDEWQALLKKEIERKQ from the coding sequence ATGCACGCAACCGCTTTCGCCCGTTTCGCCCTGCTGCTCGGCCTGCTGGCCGTCGCGCAGCCGGTGGCGGCGCAGGGCGATTCGTTCTTCGAGCGCGCCTCGCGCAGTCGCATGAAGGGTCCACAATCCGCGCCCGTGCTCATCTACGAGATCTCGGATTTCCAGTGTCCGTTCTGCGCCGAGTTCGCGCGTACCGTTTACCCGAGGATCGACAGCACCTTCATCCGCGCCGGCCATGTGCAGTGGGTCTTCGTACATCTGCCGATGCCGAACCACGCGAACGCCTGGGCGGCATCGGAAGCATCACTTTGCGCAGGGGCGCTCGGCGACCGCTTCTGGCAGATGCACGACAGGATCTTTGCGAGCCAGGACGAGTGGAACGTTGCCGATGATCCGGTGGCCATGTTCGCGCGCTACGCCAGCGAGCTGGGCATACCCGCCGATGCGTATGCCGACTGCGTGCGCGAGGATCGCGTGGCAAGTCTCATCCTGGCCGATGTGATCTTCGCCGCGAGCACGCGCGTAAGCGGCACGCCGATGTTCATCATCAACAATGAGCGGACGATCGTCGGCCTGAAATCCTTCGATGAATGGCAGGCGCTGCTGAAGAAGGAAATCGAACGGAAGCAGTAG
- a CDS encoding vitamin K epoxide reductase family protein produces MTEQRSGEAVESQIEATPPLNRMVVAVLALIGMLISTYMLLYHVGLIGSIMCGTGGCQTVQNSPWADVLGVPVPLIGLLGYGVLFLAALIGTRAGGLADRRIAAVLVTGAVIGAGFSIYLTYLEMYVIHAWCRWCIGSAVVAGLLFLAVIPEFARMRGSAS; encoded by the coding sequence GTGACGGAACAGCGGTCGGGTGAGGCGGTGGAGTCGCAGATCGAGGCGACACCACCGCTGAACCGGATGGTCGTGGCGGTCCTTGCGCTCATCGGCATGCTGATCTCCACGTACATGCTGCTGTACCATGTCGGCCTGATCGGGTCCATCATGTGTGGTACGGGTGGCTGCCAGACCGTGCAGAACTCTCCGTGGGCAGACGTTCTCGGGGTGCCCGTCCCACTCATCGGCCTGCTCGGTTACGGTGTGCTCTTCCTGGCGGCCCTGATCGGTACACGGGCGGGCGGGCTCGCAGACCGGCGCATCGCCGCGGTGCTGGTCACCGGCGCCGTGATCGGTGCCGGCTTCAGCATCTACCTGACGTACCTCGAGATGTACGTGATCCACGCCTGGTGCAGGTGGTGCATCGGCTCCGCGGTCGTTGCCGGGCTTCTCTTCCTTGCCGTGATTCCCGAATTCGCGCGCATGCGCGGGAGCGCTTCGTGA
- a CDS encoding DsbA family protein: MAKAKQKGSSPKTFYWILGIVAVLGVGAILLAAMGGDSGMVTEPIELSNVEDASALLERAQGIPVGDPNAPIKMLVFSDFQCPGCKHWALQVEAPLKADLVESGQVQLVYYDFPLSGHPHSFIVSRAARCANDQGKFWEYHDLAFAQQEQWSYSRTTPTDLLVEYAQTLGLDMSQFRSCLESDAHAETVTASQMLGSQLGVRGTPTVFVNGRQLQNWNDFEAARAEIQAMAGASAGAATGT, encoded by the coding sequence GTGGCGAAAGCGAAGCAGAAGGGCTCCAGCCCGAAGACGTTCTACTGGATTCTCGGCATCGTTGCGGTGCTGGGCGTCGGCGCGATCCTCCTCGCTGCAATGGGCGGCGACTCCGGCATGGTGACGGAGCCGATCGAGCTTTCCAACGTCGAGGACGCGTCCGCGCTTCTCGAGCGCGCCCAGGGCATCCCGGTCGGTGATCCGAATGCGCCGATCAAGATGCTCGTGTTCAGCGACTTCCAGTGCCCGGGCTGCAAGCACTGGGCGCTGCAGGTGGAGGCGCCGCTCAAGGCGGACCTGGTCGAGAGCGGCCAGGTGCAGCTCGTCTACTACGATTTCCCCCTCTCGGGACACCCGCACTCGTTCATCGTGTCGCGTGCCGCGCGCTGCGCGAACGACCAGGGCAAGTTCTGGGAGTACCATGACCTCGCCTTCGCGCAGCAGGAGCAGTGGTCGTACAGCAGGACGACGCCGACCGACCTGCTGGTCGAGTACGCGCAGACGCTCGGCCTGGACATGAGCCAGTTCCGCAGCTGCCTGGAGAGCGATGCCCACGCGGAAACGGTCACGGCAAGCCAGATGCTGGGCAGTCAGCTCGGCGTGCGCGGAACCCCGACCGTCTTCGTGAACGGGCGCCAGCTTCAGAACTGGAACGATTTCGAGGCAGCCAGGGCGGAGATCCAGGCGATGGCGGGCGCCTCGGCCGGAGCGGCGACCGGTACGTGA
- a CDS encoding HAD hydrolase-like protein — protein MRKLILFDIDGTILTARGAPRRAFHRALLEVYGTAGPISTHHFSGKTDPQIARELLRLAGLSDAAIDARLSRLWDTYLRELASELESPGHETVVLPGVRALLDALDGEDDAVLALLTGNIAQGAALKLTSARIQPALFRFGAFGSDCEQRDGLPPVAVQRAAELTGVEFRGRDVVVVGDTPNDVTCGRALGVTAVAVATGSHDGESLRAAGADVVFADLSDTASVLDVLLA, from the coding sequence ATGCGCAAGCTCATCCTGTTCGATATCGACGGCACCATTCTGACGGCCCGTGGCGCACCACGGCGGGCGTTCCACCGCGCGCTGCTGGAAGTGTACGGCACGGCGGGCCCGATCTCCACGCATCATTTCAGCGGCAAGACGGATCCGCAAATCGCGCGCGAGCTGCTCCGGCTGGCAGGCCTGAGCGATGCGGCCATCGATGCGCGGTTGTCGCGGCTGTGGGACACCTACCTGCGGGAGCTGGCCTCCGAGCTGGAATCGCCGGGCCACGAGACGGTGGTGCTGCCGGGTGTGCGGGCGCTGCTGGATGCGCTGGACGGCGAGGACGATGCGGTGCTGGCACTGCTGACGGGCAACATCGCGCAGGGTGCCGCGCTCAAGCTGACGTCCGCCCGGATCCAGCCCGCGCTGTTCCGCTTCGGCGCCTTCGGCAGCGACTGCGAGCAGCGGGACGGGCTCCCCCCGGTCGCAGTGCAGCGCGCGGCGGAGCTGACCGGGGTCGAGTTCAGGGGGCGGGACGTGGTGGTCGTCGGGGACACCCCGAACGACGTGACGTGCGGCCGGGCACTGGGCGTGACGGCCGTCGCGGTTGCGACCGGCAGCCATGACGGCGAGTCGCTGCGGGCGGCGGGCGCGGACGTGGTATTCGCGGACCTGAGCGACACCGCCTCCGTGCTCGACGTGCTCCTGGCCTGA